One stretch of Actinacidiphila sp. DG2A-62 DNA includes these proteins:
- a CDS encoding carbohydrate-binding protein, producing MLNTFGYWTDNGADYYYRFEADQGYTGTLLAVRDEWAARQVPMGYMQLDSWWYPKGPDDDWNDLPDGTSVYEADRTLFPDGLKAFQQQLGKPLVTHARWMDKSSPYHGRYTFSNDVITDPAYWQDIMAYLKDGGVVVYEQDWLCNNAKPAENLNDATAFFDNMAASASLNGLDMQYCMALPRDYLQSVRYPNLTTIRVSDDRFDRPKWDMFLYDSQFAGALGLWPWVDVFMSGETNNLLLANLSAGPVGVGDALGKIDAANVSKAVRPDGVIVKPDVPIVPTDATYVGEGAGTMPAMVASTHVAHVGLTYRYVFAYARQFAPPQTVYQAEDAKLSGAVVGRDNGGYTGSGFADYQHADGDYVEWTVQAPSAGTYTLQFRYANASFTDRPLALSVNGGGAQNLSFPSTGWWTTWSVVGTTVTLAAGANTVRLTATGASGGNIDWLGVTKGSVPTGFAQHASFGLAEIGESGPAYAYDYFAGTGTLVPAGGTVSAQVTSGTYWVVAPVGPSGIAFLGDAGKWVAHGDKRIAHLNDSGQVHATIAFAPGEGPVTLHGYAPRRPTVSASAGSVGAVGYDASTKLFSFTVSAQSAGHQAVVTIAP from the coding sequence GTGCTCAACACCTTCGGCTACTGGACCGACAACGGCGCGGACTACTACTACAGGTTCGAGGCCGACCAGGGCTACACGGGCACGCTGCTGGCGGTGCGCGACGAGTGGGCGGCGCGGCAGGTCCCGATGGGCTACATGCAGCTGGACAGCTGGTGGTACCCCAAGGGCCCCGACGACGACTGGAACGACCTGCCCGACGGCACCTCGGTCTACGAGGCCGACCGTACGCTCTTCCCCGACGGACTCAAGGCGTTCCAGCAGCAGTTGGGCAAACCGCTGGTCACGCACGCCCGGTGGATGGACAAGTCCAGCCCGTACCACGGCCGGTACACGTTCTCGAACGACGTGATCACCGACCCGGCGTACTGGCAGGACATCATGGCCTACCTCAAGGACGGCGGCGTCGTCGTCTACGAGCAGGACTGGCTGTGCAACAACGCCAAGCCCGCGGAGAACCTGAACGACGCCACCGCCTTCTTCGACAACATGGCGGCCTCCGCCTCCCTCAACGGCCTGGACATGCAGTACTGCATGGCGCTGCCGCGCGACTACCTGCAATCCGTGCGCTACCCGAACCTGACCACGATCCGGGTCAGCGACGACCGCTTCGACCGGCCCAAGTGGGACATGTTCCTGTACGACTCGCAGTTCGCCGGCGCGCTCGGGCTGTGGCCGTGGGTCGACGTGTTCATGAGCGGCGAGACGAACAACCTGCTGCTGGCGAACCTGTCGGCCGGCCCGGTCGGCGTCGGCGACGCGCTGGGGAAGATCGACGCGGCCAACGTGTCCAAGGCGGTGCGGCCCGACGGGGTGATCGTCAAGCCGGACGTGCCGATCGTTCCGACCGACGCGACGTACGTGGGCGAGGGCGCCGGGACGATGCCGGCCATGGTGGCGAGCACGCATGTCGCCCACGTCGGCCTGACGTACCGTTACGTCTTCGCCTACGCGCGGCAGTTCGCCCCGCCGCAGACGGTCTACCAGGCGGAGGACGCGAAGCTGTCCGGCGCGGTGGTCGGCCGGGACAACGGCGGCTACACCGGCAGCGGCTTCGCGGACTACCAGCACGCCGACGGCGACTACGTGGAGTGGACCGTGCAGGCGCCGTCGGCCGGCACCTACACGCTGCAGTTCCGGTACGCCAACGCCTCGTTCACCGACCGCCCGCTCGCGCTGTCGGTCAACGGCGGCGGCGCGCAGAACCTGTCCTTCCCCTCCACCGGCTGGTGGACGACGTGGAGCGTGGTCGGGACGACGGTCACCCTGGCCGCGGGCGCCAACACCGTGCGGCTGACCGCGACCGGCGCCAGCGGCGGGAACATCGACTGGCTCGGCGTCACCAAGGGCTCGGTGCCGACCGGCTTCGCGCAGCACGCGTCCTTCGGCCTGGCCGAGATCGGCGAGAGCGGACCGGCGTACGCCTACGACTACTTCGCCGGCACCGGCACGCTGGTCCCGGCGGGCGGCACGGTGAGCGCCCAGGTCACCAGCGGCACGTACTGGGTCGTCGCGCCGGTCGGCCCCTCGGGCATCGCCTTCCTCGGCGACGCCGGCAAGTGGGTCGCGCACGGCGACAAGCGCATCGCGCACCTCAACGACTCCGGCCAGGTGCACGCCACGATCGCCTTCGCCCCCGGCGAGGGCCCGGTGACGCTGCACGGCTACGCGCCGCGCCGTCCCACGGTGTCCGCGTCCGCCGGCTCGGTCGGCGCGGTCGGCTACGACGCCTCGACCAAGCTGTTCTCGTTCACCGTGAGCGCGCAGTCCGCCGGCCACCAGGCGGTCGTCACCATCGCCCCCTGA
- a CDS encoding BlaI/MecI/CopY family transcriptional regulator, which produces MGGDGDRERAGGRRRAPGRLEADVLSALWAADGPLTAAQVNERIAGDLAYTTVLTILSRLHGKGMLVRRRSGRGYAYAPVRDEAAHTAQRMRSLLDNGGDRAAVLSHFVSELSAEDERMLQRLLGEHGCP; this is translated from the coding sequence GTGGGCGGCGATGGGGACCGCGAGAGGGCCGGCGGGCGCAGGCGCGCCCCGGGGCGGCTGGAGGCCGATGTCCTGTCCGCGCTGTGGGCGGCGGACGGACCGCTCACGGCCGCGCAGGTCAACGAGCGCATCGCCGGCGACCTGGCGTACACCACGGTGCTGACCATCCTGTCCCGGCTGCACGGCAAGGGGATGCTGGTCCGCCGCAGGTCCGGGCGCGGCTACGCGTACGCGCCGGTGCGGGACGAGGCCGCGCACACCGCGCAGCGGATGCGGTCGCTGCTGGACAACGGCGGCGACCGGGCCGCGGTGCTCTCCCACTTCGTCTCCGAGCTGTCGGCCGAGGACGAGCGGATGCTGCAGCGGCTGCTGGGCGAGCACGGATGCCCGTAG